aatgtcccgggaaacggggacgtctggtaaccttactaagGGAAATAGTCACAGTCACTTCTCCTAACTCTTAGGAACACACAATGGAGAACACAGAGAGCAGAACATGGAGGCCATGTGCTCCTCTACCAAGAACAGGCCACACCCACATTAAGTCACAAGCCAAGGAAGTCTGTTGCAGCTCAGGAGGAACCAGCAAGTTTTCTCCTGAGTGATACAAAACATTCCCAGCCATGTGCGttgtaggaatgttgtatttgactgcaatATGTTTTTACATCCCACATATTCATGGCTAGGAAAAAAAGCTGCTTGCTTTAGGCTGTAGTCCTCTGCAAAATAGAAGTCAATAGAAAGATCAAAATAAATGTTTACATCTTTAGCCACTGGAtgtttcaaaaaaatgaaaaatcagaGGTGTCCTCCCTGTGGAATTCTCATAATTctctcccagatgttttgaagGCTGACCATCTTCCACACTCAGACCTCCTCTTttcttgcagaaattaacagaaatgGAGAGGCTGAAGACTGTGGAGAAGTTCAAAGTACTGCGCCAattcctggaagaagaagaaaagcgtCTGCTGACTCATGtggaagaggtggagaaggagattgcaGAGAAAAGGGATGAGCAGCTGGCCAGACTCTCCAGGAAACTCTCCTCCCTTGAGAGGATCAtccaggagatggaggagaagcGTCACCAGGCAGcgagtgaactcctgcaggtaagaCGGTGGCAGGAACAGCCAGAGGATCCATGAAAAGGCTGCCTCCCATCCTTTATGTGCCCCTTTCATGTATGCAAGGAGTTTAGGGGTTCAGATGATGGAGCCTCTAGTCAGGTTTGTAATGGACAGGAAGACCCAAGAGACCTGGGATGCTTAACTCACCTGAATGCAGACTAGAGATTCTTCTGTGTTATTGATGGAGAGGGAGGTGATTTTCTGCTTTTTGCTGATGATTTGTCTCCGAATGCCTTCCAGCTGTGGGGGACTTCGCCTAGGATGCATTCAGGCCTCCTTCCAACATGAGCCAGTCTCTTGACCAAGCTTCTCTTCCACTTCCCTCCACAGTTTCTGGGTTGATCACCTTCCCCGTGGATCCAGATCAGCCCAAAATGGTGCTCAGTCACAGTGACCAAACAGCAAGACAGAGGGACTCATCCAGATTGCTGCTtgtcccacccctttccccaaggAAAACCCAATGTTTACTGCTGAATGAGAGAAAACATCAGCCAGGTTTTCTCTAGATTGATATTTGCTTTGGAGCAAGGTTTTgtctgagggaaagtggcagggcaaagcaAAACCATTTGGACTCATGTTTTCTGGACACAGGAAAAGCAGAGGTCTGGAGGAGCCCAAAGAAACACTGAGTTGTTTTATTACCCCTTTGGAGGCATTTTATGCTGAGGGTGCTTTTTTTTCACTTCCCGATGGAAAATAGAATTTGAAATTTGGGGACTTCTATGGGAGACAATTTGGGATAGTGTCCTGGCAGGATTGTCCTGTAGGTTTACGTATGTCTGAATTGCACAATGCAAACTGGATTAAAGTTAATAAATTATAATGTAAGACAAGAGATGGGGTGGAATCTTCTCTTGAACCCACAAAGGTGAAATttccctaaaatgctggtggattttcataaggattttaaACAATAATGGCAaaatgatgtagaaatgtggagaacctgaTATCGGAAAATTAAtaatttcagattggaaaaataaaagctgtgagAAATGAAAACCGGCTGATTCCACCATCCTTACCCAAAACCTTGGCATGTACAAGGCAGACTGACATCCAAGGGCCAGGGTCTGAGGGGTCTTCCTAGTGTGGCCTGTGGTGTGCAGTAaattcccttctctttttccctttaGGATGTGAGAAGCACCTTGCAGAGGTAAGTGGATCTGGCTCATTCCCATTAGCATCCCTCCATGAGGCCGGGATGCAAGAACCTAAAAATAGCTCTCCAGGGGTTGCAGGGGAGAGACTGCAGGACTCAATCCCTACAGCATCTCACAGGTAAAAGTTGAGCCCCCTCTTTTGAACttgtagcccccccccaattctccctcCAAGGTTCAAGGTcaactgcctcctccctccccacatcaCTTCACCCAGGGATGGgggctcttttctttctcttgcacTTTCTGTTAATGGACTTTGGTCCCAAAGATGCTTGGGAAGTGCTTAGGAAGTACCAATAGATTTCCGTGTCCAACTAGAAGCCCCCCAACTGTTAATTCAGCCCCTTTGAGGCTCTTAGGGAGGGAAGGTCTGTTGGTCTAGAATAGGTAGGTTATTTTTCATGGAAGCGTTTCCAGCGTGAGAGGTTGAAGTTGGtctggagagggggagggggaaagtcagGTTGTTTTTTGCCTCTGGAGGGAGAGTCCAGTTAGGCATGGAGTTGTGTCCTTCCTGGGTgagagaggggggcaggaagggtgGAGGTTGTTGTCCTTGACCGCTGGGCAACTTTGGACATCACTCACGTCCTCTGGAGAGGCTCAGCGATGGAGAGATGGCAGGCATTCCACTTCAGGGGTTTGATTCTTACATCCTGGGACCTTCCCAGAAAGCTGTTATGGGGCAGCATCGTTGGAAGCCATGGGAGCCCTACGGTGGTGTCGCTTGGGGTTACATCTTGTCCCTTGTGCTGTTTAGCATCCTTACGAAGCCGCTGATAGCTGTCCTCAGGGGTTTTGGACTGAGGTCTCCCCAATCTGTGGTGGACACCCAGCTTTTTCCCGCTTTTCCATCTCAGTCAGGGCAGGAAGTTGAAATGCTTGGAGGTGGGTGATGGACTGGATGTGAGTCACGAGTTGAAGCTGAATTCTGAAAATGGCCTGTTGGGAAATAAACTTTCACTTTGTTCATGTCATTGAGATCTCCTGCAATAATTTGGGAGACAGTGCCACaattcattgtttttcttttcaccagatatgagaaaagagagagtccAGAGAAGCCACTTGCTTTCCCTCGAGAGCTAAGGAACAGGATCTTGGAATCCTGTGTTCTAAATCACCTTGTAGAAGatgcaatgaaacaattgaaGGGTAATGAATAATGGCTGCCAGGATTTCACACTGGGAATTCTAATACTTCTTCAGAACCGAACATGGCTGAAACAGAGTGTAGAGCAAAGTCAGAATTTTTTCCTCCCATGTGCTTCTGTTTACAATTCTACggaacctccttttccttttggttcCCCGCCTACACAATCTGGGTTTGTCCTTTTGGAGGCTCTCCTGCTCTGAATGGAGTCAAAGGGCATTAAGaagcccccctctgcctcctgctcAGGCTTGTTTCTCAACAGTGGAGCCATGGCCTGATCTGTATCCTCCTCAGACGTCCCCCTGCAGCTGCTATATCTAGTGTTTCATGTGTCAAAATCTCCTGAGAGTTCCCACATTGAGAGTGGAAGCAAGAGCATATGAGCCCCAAAGGCACAATTATGCTtgttaacaactttaaagatgtgtagAATGTgaggaaggacttccttttgcaTGAGAGCTCTGCCAATCCTTCCTCATCAACCTTCACTTCTCCTTCTGTTTCACAGTTATGGCTTTAATAGTTTCCCCCACTACTTTCCTTGGGAAGATGTTAAGGCTGCCTTCATCTCCCCTCTTTATCCTTTTACAGAATTCCTAttgctctgcctcccctccagtCCAAGAATGTAGAGCCCAATTTCAGGGACAAAGTTCAGAGACCATCAGGATTCATGCTGAATATTCTCATTCTGCTATTTAAAGCTTTAGTTATTTTCATAGATTCTTACTATGATGTTctagtttttaattaatttttgtacaatttaattaatatttaataattgtACTTGAATTTAAGGATGCCACGTTATGAAGTGTTACTTTTGTATGGAGATTTATTTCAGGTGAAAGAGTGTTGCCCTTACACTTTATATCTTTTTACTTCCTCAGATGCTGTGTTATACAGAAAACAGATTCAAAAGGGTAAATTTCCAGGGGAAGAACAATTTTACAGGAGGGATGGGGATTGATATTTCATGGGTGTTGAACCGTCAGTTCTGCAGACTTTGAGACCCCCATCAATGGCATAACTCTGGGTAACAGTCCTCTAGTGGTGTTTGGGTTCTTTGTCTGTCCCATGAATTAACTGGGAGGGGGTTTGAAGGCTCAGATTGGGGGCAGAGCTTGTCCCTGCGAAGAACCTGCATGCCAGTCTTGAGTTCCGTTCCTGCCTATAGACTATTATCCTGGTTTCCACCTCGATTTTATAGATTCtgctttctttcataaaatttatattctgcttgattGTAGGGAAAAGCCTCAGAGCCTTACAATATCTTACAAAAGCCCTTAAAGAGAATCCTGAAGGGTCAGTCCAATGTCCATCTTGTCAAGTTCTCATGTATAGGGAACCtgcatttgcattttgtattCCGCCATTTTCTAGTATGGTTTACCATTTCTGAGTTTGaaaggatcccaaggatcatctagtcaaaccccctgcaatgtgggaattaCAGCTAAACACGCTAGTTGTTTTAATTCCTTAGACCTACAGTTGTCATCTTTGCAATTATTTGTTCTATGATTTAATCTTTTGCTTGAAATAAGGAAACAACAGGTGCTATGTTATggtgaccccttcatggatcaatgccttgtcgtggcgaaggggcttgaataactcagagaagctatgagctatgccatgcagggccacccaagatggacaggtcatagtggagagttttgactaaacgtgatccacctggagaaggaactggcaagccactccagtatccctgccaagaaaactccatggacaaagacaacaggcatataaaagttatgacgctggaagatgagcccctcaggtcggaaggcgtccaacatgctactgaggaagagcggaggacaagtacaagtagattcagagctgatgaagcggctgggccaaagccgaaaggacgctcagttgcggatatgcctggaagcgaaaggaaagtccgatgctgtaaagaaaaatattgcataggaacctggaatgtaagaaccatgagtggaggtaagctggatgtggtcaaaaatgagatgacaagaataaatatagacatcctgggcatcagtgaactaaaatggaagggaatgggcgaattcagttcgggtgactatcatatctactactgtgggcaagaatcctgtagaataaatggagtggccctcatagtcaacaaaagagtggcaaaagctgtaatgggatgcaatctcaaaaatgacagaatgatctcgatacgaatccaaggcagaccttttaacatcacagtaatccaagtttatgcaccaactaccggtgctgaagaaagtgaaattgaccaattctatgaagacctacaacaccttctagaaatgacaccaaagaaggatgttcttctcattacaggggattggaatgctaaagtagggaatcaagagataaaaggaacaactggcaagtttggccttggagttcaaaatgaagcagggcaaaggctaatagagttctgtcaagagaacaagctggtcatcacaaacactctcttccaacaacacaagagacgactctacacatggatatcaccaaatgggcagcatcgaaatcagattgattatattctctgcagccaaagatggagaagctctatacagtcagcaaaaacaagacctggagctgactgtaactcagatcatcagcttcttatagcaaaattccagcttaaactgaagaaagtaggaaaaacaactgggccagtaagatacaatctgaatcaaatcccttatgaatacacagtggaagtgaggaacagttttaaggatttagatttggtggacagagtgcctgaagaactatggatggaggctcgtaacattatacaggaggcagcaacgaaaaccatcccaaggaaaaggaaatgcaagaaagcaaaatggctatccaacgaggccttacaaatagcggaggagaggaggcaagcaaaatgcaagggagatagggaaagatacaggaaactgaatgcagatttccaaaaaacagcaaggagagataagagggtcttcttaaatgagcaatgcaaagaaatagaggaaaacaatagaatggggaaaaccagagatctgttcaagaaaattggagatatgaaaggaacatttcgaacaaagattaccataatcaaggacaaaagtggtaaggacctaacagaagcagaagacatcaagaagaggtggcaagaatacacagaggaactataccagaaagatatggaggtctcgtacaccccaggtagtgtggttgctgaccttgagccagacatcttggagagtgaagtcaaatgggccttagaaagcactgctaataacaaagccagtggaagtgatgatattccagctgaactattaaaaattttaaaagatgatgctgttaaggtgctacacccaatatgccagcaagtttggaaaactcagcaatggccagaggattggagaagatcagtctacatcccaattccaaagaagggcagtgccaaagaatgctccaactaccgcacaattgcgctcatttcacacgctagcaaggttatgcttaaaattctacaaggcagtatgtggaccgagaactcccagaagtgcaagctggatttcgaaagggcagagaccaaatagcaaacatgcgctggattatggagaaagctagagagttccagaaaaacgtctacttctgcttcattgactatgcaaaagcctttgactgtgtcgaccacagcaaactatggcaagttcttaaagaaatgggagtgcctgatcacctcatctgtctcctgagaaatctctatgtgggacaagaagctacagttagaactggatatggaacaactgattggttcaaaattgggaaaggagtatgacaaggttgtatattgtctccctgcttatttaacttatatgcagaattcatcatgcgaaaggctggactagatgaatcccaagcaggaattaagattgccggaagaaatatcaacaacctcagatatgcagatgacacaaccttgatggcagaaagtgaggaggaattaaagaaccttttaatgagggtgaaagaggagagcgcaaaatatggtctgaagctcaacatcaaaaaaaccaagatcatggccactggtcccatcacctcctggcaaatagaaggggaagaaattgaggcagtgagagattttactttcttgggctccttgatcactgcagatggtgacagcagtcacgaaattaaaagacgcctgcttcttgggagaaaagcaatgacaaacctagacagcatcttaaaaagcagagacatcaccttgccgacaaaggtccgtatagttaaagctatggttttcccagtagtgatgtatggaagtgagagctggatcataaagaaggctgatcgccaaagaattgatgcttttgaattatggtgctggaggagactcttgagggtcccatggactgctagaagatcaaacctatcaattcttaaggaaatcagccctgagtgctccctggaaggacagatcgtgaagctgaggctccaatactttggccacctcatgagaagagaagaatccttggaaaagaccctgatgttgggaaagattgagggcactaggagaaggggacgacagaggacaagatggttggacagtgttctcgaagctacgaacatgagtttgaccaaactacgggaggcagtgcaagacaggagtgcctggcgtgctatggtccatggggtcacgaagagtcggacacgactaaacgactaaacaacaacaacaatgttatggTGATGTTTtgtcaaaaatatttattattttttagctaTTGCATTGTAGCCTGTTAAGCCTgtctttttgcttcctcagatgttcAGTCATCCAGAAATCTTCAGAGAGCTAACCTTTTGAgttattccccctttcccccagggaaCTAGTCTTATCGTAAATATTCAATCCAAAAGAGAAGCACGGAATAAGCAGTCCTTTGTAAAATTGCCCTGccacctgcctcctcttccctggtGGCATGCCCTAAATTTCCAATATGGTAGGAAGGCAAGGAGAGAGCAAGTgggtgagagagatggagagcaggaataaaCAGGCTCCCCACTTAGTGGGCCCAAAACATGACCCCTGCGAAAGTGAGGGGACgcctatatttgtttttatgttgtatttttatgctgcgaaccaccctgagacctattgatgaagggtggtaggaaagtgtgatattattattattattattattattattattattattattattattactactactactactactatgggggaggggggtcctCATCCCACGCCCCAACCAGAGATCACCAAAGACCACAGATATTGTCAGAGGAAAGCAGCTTCTCTCTTTTCCTGCCTCTTTcaattctcctctctttctcctgcactAACACAGAAAAGATGAGTAAAAGATTACTGGGTGGTTTTTCCTCTTAGAAAATTCCTGGGTTGAGAGGAGGGCAGGCACAATACACATCAAATATAGGAAAGTGAAGAAAActgatttaaaaaccaacaaggaaGATATTTATTCTGATGAAAGTCTGCAAGGACAGAGGAGTCTTGCATGTGATGCAAAGAAATCCCATTGATCTGAAAGGGAATCTggggtttttggttgttgttgtttataacaAGTTGTCTGTTTTTGTCTCTTGGCTGACTCTACCTAATATTCTCTTTTCCTCATCTTTCCCCCAACAGCAAATGtgactctggatccagacacagcccatCCGCAACTCATTCTGTCCAAGAATAGGAAAATAGTGAGATTGGGAAACGAAAAGCAAGTCCTGCCCAACAATCCTGAGAGATTCAGCTACTGGTTTTGTGTGTTGGGACGTGAGAgattcacagcaggcagacatttctgggaagtcACTGTGGGAAGTGGGAAATTGTGGGCTGTGGGGGTTGCCAGGAAATCTGTGAGGAGAAAGGGCCACTTCCCCTTAAGGCCTGAGGAGGGTGTGTGggctttggagaagtgtgaaggcAAGTACTTCCCTGATGACTCTCCTCTGTCCCTGAATGAGGAGCCCAGGAGGATCcgggtgactctggactatgaagGGGGATGTGTGTCTTTTTCTGACGCTGACTCAGGAGCCGAACTCTACACGTTCTCAGGAGCCTCGTTCTCTggagagaccctcctccctttcttttttcagtccgaaaaaaaaacccacctcagtATCTCCTGAGGAGACTAAATCTGCCTCTCAGGCCCAGCAGGAGTTTCTCTCCAGACCAGAGTGACTGATATAAAAAACATTTACCTGCCAAGAGCATGTTGGGCAGTTTTTCAAGGGGACCTTTGAGAGGATTCATTCCAgtcaaaatcagcagaaataacaaaaaaaaaatggatttgctcttgctttgcatgtcccttttcccagaattccctctGCAGCTTACTTCTTAAAGAGACAGTCACACTTTTAGGAATCCTAATAAATTTCCTCACCTTcaatcttgttttccttttgagatgtctgatttggcaGAGCACGAGAcgtaatcccagggttgtgggtttgagccccatgttcagcaaatgtttcctgcactgcggggggtgggactagatgaccctcaggacgcctcgcaactctgcaattctaggtaACTTTCCTCTCCCCACAAGACCTTATGCAGCTATAAAAAACGCATGCATCATTGGAttaacagaggactaaaaaatgAACCCCTTCACCCACGTCAGGCAGGATAGCTCCTTGCTCTGGAAACCTTAGATAGgaagaaaatgtaaaagaaagtgcttgtgtatgtatgtatgccttGATGGACTCCGTATGTGTTAAATCGTCAACAGTGCCATTCAgcctcaattcttcggcaatcagccttctttatggtccagctctcacttccatacatcactactgggaaaaccatggctttaactatacggacctttgtcggcaaggtgatgtctctgctttttaagatgctgtctaggtttgtccccCTTCatagatcaatgccttgttgtggcgaaggggcttgaataactcagagaagctatgagctatgctgtgcagggccccccaagatggacaggtcatagtggagagttttgactaaatggttttcccactagtgatgtatggaagtgagagctggaccataaagaaggctgatcactgaagaattgatgcttttgaattatggtgctggaggagcctcttgagagtgccatggactgcaagaagatcaaacctatccattgtgaaggaaatcagccctgagtgctcactggaaggacagatcctgaagctgaggctccaatactttggccacctcatgagaagagaagaatccttggaaaagaccctgatgttgggaaagattgagggcactaggagaaggggacgacagaggacaagatggttggacagtgttctcgaagctacgaacatgagtttgaccaaactacgggaggcagtgcaagacaggagtgcctggcgtgctatggtccatggggtcacgaagagtcggacacgactaaacgactaaacaacaacaacaatgttatggTGATGTTTtgtcaaaaatatttattattttttagctaTTGCATTGTAGCCTGTTAAGCCTgtctttttgcttcctcagatgttcAGTCATCCAGAAATCTTCAGAGAGCTAACCTTTTGAgttattccccctttcccccagggaaCTAGTCTTATCGTAAATATTCAATCCAAAAGAGAAGCACGGAATAAGCAGTCCTTTGTAAAATTGCCCTGccacctgcctcctcttccctggtGGCATGCCCTAAATTTCCAATATGGTAGGAAGGCAAGGAGAGAGCAAGTgggtgagagagatggagagcaggaataaaCAGGCTCCCCACTTAGTGGGCCCAAAACATGACCCCTGCGAAAGTGAGGGGACgcctatatttgtttttatgttgtatttttatgctgcgaaccaccctgagacctattgatgaagggtggtaggaaagtgtgatattattattattattattattattattattattattattattattattactactactactactactatgggggaggggggtcctCATCCCACGCCCCAACCAGAGATCACCAAAGACCACAGATATTGTCAGAGGAAAGCAGCTTCTCTCTTTTCCTGCCTCTTTcaattctcctctctttctcctgcactAACACAGAAAAGATGAGTAAAAGATTACTGGGTGGTTTTTCCTCTTAGAAAATTCCTGGGTTGAGAGGAGGGCAGGCACAATACACATCAAATATAGGAAAGTGAAGAAAActgatttaaaaaccaacaaggaaGATATTTATTCTGATGAAAGTCTGCAAGGACAGAGGAGTCTTGCATGTGATGCAAAGAAATCCCATTGATCTGAAAGGGAATCTggggtttttggttgttgttgtttataacaAGTTGTCTGTTTTTGTCTCTTGGCTGACTCTACCTAATATTCTCTTTTCCTCATCTTTCCCCCAACAGCAAATGtgactctggatccagacacagcccatCCGCAACTCATTCTGTCCAAGAATAGGAAAATAGTGAGATTGGGAAACGAAAAGCAAGTCCTGCCCAACAATCCTGAGAGATTCAGCTACTGGTTTTGTGTGTTGGGACGTGAGAgattcacagcaggcagacatttctgggatGTCACTGTGGGAAGTGGGAAATTGTGGGCTGTGGGGGTTGCCAGGAAATCTGTGAGGAGAAAGGGCCACTTCCCCTTAAGGCCTGAGGAGGGTGTGTGggctttggagaagtgtgaaggcAAGTACTTCCCTGATGACTCTCCTCTGTCCCTGAATGAGGAGCCCAGGAGGATCcgggtgactctggactatgaagGGGGATGTGTGTCTTTTTCTGACGCTGACTCAGGAGCCGAACTCTACACGTTCTCAGGAGCCTCGTTCTCTggagagaccctcctccctttcttttttcagtccgaaaaaaaaacccacctcagtATCTCCTGAGGAGACTAAATCTGCCTCTCAGGCCCAGCAGGAGTTTCTCTCCAGACCAGAGTGACTGATATAAAAAACATTTACCTGCCAAGAGCATGTTGGGCAGTTTTTCAAGGGGACCTTTGAGAGGATTCATTCCAgtcaaaatcagcagaaataacaaaaaaaaaatggatttgctcttgctttgcatgtcccttttcccagaattccctctGCAGCTTACTTCTTAAAGAGACAGTCACACTTTTAGGAATCCTAATAAATTTCCTCACCTTcaatcttgttttccttttgagatgtctgatttggcaGAGCACGAGAcgtaatcccagggttgtgggtttgagccccatgttcagcaaatgtttcctgcactgcggggggtgggactagatgaccctcaggacgcctcgcaactctgcaattctaggtaACTTTCCTCTCCCCACAAGACCTTATGCAGCTATAAAAAACGCATGCATCATTGGAttaacagaggactaaaaaatgAACCCCTTCACCCACGTCAGGCAGGATAGCTCCTTGCTCTGGAAACCTTAGATAGgaag
Above is a window of Zootoca vivipara chromosome 2, rZooViv1.1, whole genome shotgun sequence DNA encoding:
- the LOC118081283 gene encoding zinc finger protein RFP-like — protein: MAAAGGHMQRLRDEATCSICLDYFKDPVIISECGHNFCRSCLIHCWGESEAEASCPQCRERVERRSLIPNRHLANVLELIENLNFQGGKEEERKGGVCEEHQEPLKLFCKVHEAPICVVCDRSKEHENHKVIPLKEAFEEYKGEICHHLKILRKEREEILAYQADLDKESKDLLKLTEMERLKTVEKFKVLRQFLEEEEKRLLTHVEEVEKEIAEKRDEQLARLSRKLSSLERIIQEMEEKRHQAASELLQDVRSTLQRYEKRESPEKPLAFPRELRNRILESCVLNHLVEDAMKQLKDAVLYRKQIQKANVTLDPDTAHPQLILSKNRKIVRLGNEKQVLPNNPERFSYWFCVLGRERFTAGRHFWEVTVGSGKLWAVGVARKSVRRKGHFPLRPEEGVWALEKCEGKYFPDDSPLSLNEEPRRIRVTLDYEGGCVSFSDADSGAELYTFSGASFSGETLLPFFFQSEKKTHLSIS
- the LOC132591583 gene encoding butyrophilin subfamily 1 member A1-like, producing the protein YSLFLIFPPTANVTLDPDTAHPQLILSKNRKIVRLGNEKQVLPNNPERFSYWFCVLGRERFTAGRHFWDVTVGSGKLWAVGVARKSVRRKGHFPLRPEEGVWALEKCEGKYFPDDSPLSLNEEPRRIRVTLDYEGGCVSFSDADSGAELYTFSGASFSGETLLPFFFQSEKKTHLSIS